The Musa acuminata AAA Group cultivar baxijiao chromosome BXJ1-3, Cavendish_Baxijiao_AAA, whole genome shotgun sequence genome window below encodes:
- the LOC135638769 gene encoding aluminum-activated malate transporter 1-like produces the protein MILMQITLSLCIVIKLTHQDSRKSVSVYDISPIVVQILPEIKARYHYGVTIFILTFSLVAVSSYRVDELVQLAHQRLSTIAIGVGTCLCTSIFVFPIWAGEDLHKLVAGNLEKLASFLEGLSAECFAEKGGIENLEGKTFLQAYKSVLNSKPTEDSLANFARWEPCHGRFWFRHPWKQYLKIGALSRQCASSMDALAAYIITSSTKSKTNTDPDLQLRIRDACKEMATESANTLKELSTAIRTITVPSAAGRHASAAVAAIGKWRDSLSDDIALPEFLHVATTASLLADLVLRVQKIADSVEELARLAHFKRPEPPVHDAKIKPVVDEDSPSHLSITLEK, from the exons ATGATTCTTATGCAAATTACACTATCACTCTGTATTGTGATAAAACTAACACATCAGGATAGCCGTAAAAGTGTATCAGTGTATGACATTTCTCCAATTGTTGTTCAAATTTTG CCGGAGAtcaaagcaagataccactacgggGTGACGATATTTATACTGACGTTTAGCCTTGTGGCGGTGTCGAGCTATCGGGTGGACGAGTTGGTGCAGCTGGCTCATCAGAGGCTCTCCACCATTGCCATTGGTGTGGGCACTTGCCTGTGCACCTCGATCTTCGTCTTCCCCATCTGGGCAGGAGAAGATCTCCACAAGCTTGTGGCTGGAAACTTGGAAAAGCTTGCGAGCTTCCTCGAAG GACTGTCGGCAGAATGCTTTGCGGAGAAAGGAGGGATTGAGAATTTGGAGGGCAAAACCTTTCTGCAGGCCTACAAGAGTGTCCTCAACTCCAAGCCCACTGAGGACTCCTTG GCAAATTTTGCGAGGTGGGAGCCGTGCCATGGTCGTTTCTGGTTCCGTCACCCGTGGAAACAGTACCTAAAGATTGGAGCTCTCAGTCGTCAGTGTGCTTCTTCCATGGACGCTCTTGCTGCCTACATCATCACCTCCTCCACAAAATCCAAG ACGAACACGGATCCGGATCTCCAACTAAGGATCCGAGATGCATGCAAGGAGATGGCCACCGAATCCGCCAACACGTTGAAGGAGCTTTCAACGGCTATCCGGACCATAACCGTGCCTTCCGCGGCCGGCCGGCACGCGTCGGCAGCCGTGGCGGCGATCGGAAAATGGAGGGACTCCCTTTCCGACGACATCGCCCTGCCCGAATTCCTCCACGTGGCGACCACCGCTTCCCTCCTCGCCGATTTGGTCCTCCGGGTCCAGAAGATCGCGGACTCGGTTGAAGAGTTGGCTCGCCTCGCCCACTTCAAGCGACCCGAGCCGCCAGTTCACGATGCCAAGATTAAGCCGGTTGTCGACGAAGATAGCCCGTCACACCTGTCCATTACCTTAGAGAaataa
- the LOC135637643 gene encoding probable sulfate transporter 3.5: MEMLELPQQQHHHHRKKVNLTNPRSSFASFRSDLKETFLPDDPFRQLKHQSGCAAACSLAKYLVPMLEWAPRYTLAKFRSDLLAGITIATLAIPQGISYARLANLPPVVGLYVSFVPPLIYGIFGSSMNLAVGNVATVSLLLASMIGSQVSATESPDLYMNLFFTAAFFTGVFEVALGIFRLGILVDFLSRSTITGFMGGTAIIVIMQQLKGVLGLKHFTTKTDVVSVLHFVFSHTSEWRWESVLVGVCFIGLLFLSKYVKAKVPRLFWVPAIAPLLVVVLGGVFAYLVHGEEHGIHIVGPLKKGLNPISITHLKFHSKYFSVLLKAGLVTGFLALSEGIAVGRSLAMLKNEQIDGNKEMIAFGMMNIVGSWFSCYLTTGPFSKSAVNFDAGCKTAMSNVIMSICMMLVLLFLAPLFKYTPLVSLSAIITVAMIGLIEYEKAHHLFKVDKFDFVICMAAFFGVIFFSMIIGLMVSVGLSVIRALLYVARPNTCKLGNIAGTDMYRDIEQYPDCVGIPNMLILKMSSPLYYANASYSRERILRWIETEESIANKNGEELHYLILDMGGVTTIDNTGIGMLQEVYRNLERRQIRVVLANPRLQVAEKLVLAKYIELIGEEWVFLSVNEAVSACHFSLQESRTIDP; this comes from the exons ATGGAAATGTTGGAACTGCcgcagcagcagcaccaccaccaccgcaaGAAAGTGAATCTCACCAACCCAAGATCGTCCTTCGCGTCGTTCCGATCCGACCTCAAGGAGACGTTCTTGCCGGACGACCCGTTCCGCCAACTGAAGCACCAGTCGGGTTGCGCCGCCGCATGCAGCCTGGCGAAGTACTTGGTACCCATGCTAGAATGGGCGCCGAGATACACCCTCGCCAAGTTCCGGTCGGACCTCCTGGCCGGCATCACCATCGCCACCCTCGCCATCCCGCAAGGCATCAGTTACGCCCGTCTCGCCAACCTTCCTCCCGTCGTCGGCCTCT ATGTGAGCTTCGTGCCACCGCTGATCTACGGCATATTCGGTAGCTCCATGAACTTGGCGGTCGGAAACGTAGCGACAGTCTCGCTGTTACTGGCTTCGATGATCGGAAGTCAGGTTTCGGCCACCGAGAGCCCGGACCTATACATGAATCTGTTCTTCACCGCAGCCTTCTTCACCGGGGTCTTTGAAGTGGCTCTGGGGATCTTCAG GCTGGGGATACTGGTGGACTTCTTATCGCGTTCGACCATCACCGGTTTCATGGGGGGAACGGCGATCATAGTCATCATGCAGCAGCTCAAGGGAGTGCTTGGATTGAAACACTTCACCACCAAGACTGATGTCGTCTCAGTGTTGCACTTCGTTTTCTCCCACACAAGCGAG TGGAGATGGGAGAGTGTGCTCGTTGGGGTATGCTTTATCGGCTTGTTGTTTCTGAGCAAGTATGTG AAAGCAAAAGTTCCAAGATTGTTTTGGGTGCCAGCTATTGCTCCATTGCTGGTGGTCGTATTAGGAGGTGTTTTTGCTTATCTTGTGCATGGGGAGGAACATGGAATCCATATA GTTGGTCCCTTGAAGAAAGGGCTGAACCCTATTTCCATAACACATTTGAAGTTTCACTCTAAATACTTCAGTGTTCTTCTGAAAGCAGGCTTGGTTACTGGTTTCCTTGCACTATCG GAAGGAATAGCAGTCGGAAGAAGTCTGGCAATGCTAAAAAATGAACAAATTGATGGGAACAAAGAGATGATAGCCTTTGGGATGATGAACATTGTTGGGTCTTGGTTTTCTTGCTATCTGACAACTG GTCCTTTTTCCAAGTCAGCGGTCAACTTCGATGCAGGATGTAAGACTGCAATGTCCAATGTGATCATGTCGATCTGCATGATGCTAGTTTTGTTGTTCTTAGCGCCTCTCTTCAAGTACACCCCGCTGGTGTCTTTATCAGCAATCATCACTGTCGCCATGATTGGCTTGATCGAGTATGAAAAGGCTCATCATCTGTTCAAGGTGGACAAGTTTGACTTCGTCATTTGCATGGCTGCTTTCTTCGGCGTCATATTTTTCAGCATGATCATTGGTCTTATGGTTTCA GTGGGCTTGTCGGTGATAAGAGCACTACTGTATGTGGCAAGGCCAAATACTTGCAAACTTGGGAACATAGCAGGGACTGACATGTATCGTGACATTGAGCAATATCCAGACTGTGTTGGCATTCCCAACATGCTCATCTTAAAGATGAGTTCACCTCTCTACTATGCAAATGCCAGCTATTCCAGAGAGAG GATCTTAAGATGGATAGAAACAGAAGAGAGCATTGCCAACAAGAATGGGGAGGAGTTGCATTATCTTATTCTTGACATGGGTG GAGTAACAACCATCGATAATACTGGGATTGGCATGCTACAAGAGGTCTACAGGAACCTTGAGAGAAGACAGATCAGG GTGGTGTTAGCAAATCCCAGGCTGCAGGTTGCAGAGAAGTTGGTATTGGCAAAGTACATTGAACTGATAGGAGAAGAGTGGGTCTTTCTTTCGGTGAATGAGGCAGTCTCTGCATGCCATTTTTCCCTACAGGAATCAAGGACCATAGATCCATAA